TGACACAGGGACAGCGCCGGCAAAGCCGGCCGCTCGATGTTCAGCCGGTAGCGGAACAGATTGGCCACCAGGTTGGCGATGGAACATAGCGGCCCGCTGCCAACCACCATCAGGCGCCCGCCCCGGTTGAAGATTTCCGCCACCTGGCCGGCAAAAGTCACCAGCTCATTGGCCTGCATGAGAAAGGTTTCTTCCAGAACCGCGGTGTGCTCCCGCAGCGATTTACTGATTTTATCCTGTAGCATCATATCGTGTGCCCTTGCCTGCGAATTTCGAAGAATGATAGGGTGGGCCATGCAGCGTGTCAAGGACAAGCTGTAGACAGCCTGCGAAGAACAAGACTCTTGCTTTTTTCTTAGGCTCTTCTATGATGGGATAGTTCAAGGTACTTTACTTAGGGTGATTCGTTAACTTTTAATTTAAAGGAGAGCATATCGATGGCAAGCGACAAGATTGTACATCTTTCCGATAACAGTTTCGATGCCGATGTCCTGAAATCCTCCGAACCGGTACTGGTTGACTTCTGGGCCTCCTGGTGCGGCCCCTGCAAGGCGATTGCTCCGGCAATCGACGAACTGGCCGAACAGTTCGACGGACAGGTCAAAATCGGCAAGATCAACGTCGATGAAAACCCCGCAACTCCCAGCAATTACGGTGTGCGCGGCATTCCGACGCTGATTCTGTTCAAAGACGGCCAGGTCGTCGACCAGGTCGTCGGCGCTGTGCCCAAAGGGCAGCTCGAAGCCCTGATCAAAAAGGCCCTCTGAGTCCGGGCCGGCCAACCGCCGAATAAAAAGACCGATGTGCTGCATCGGTCTTTTTTTGTTCATAAAGCTTTTGTCGGCACTCCGTCAGCGTTTCCCTGCCCTGAAAGCGCGTTATTGCCCCTTCAAAGTTGTTCCGGATAGGCCGCCTTGAGCAACCGAAACAGTTCCCGGAAGGCGCGCTTATCCTTATGTAGCCGCGCACTTTCCGCCAGCCGCCGAATCTTGCCGAGATCGGCAGCGGGCATTTTCCGGCGAATCTCTTCCAGCGCGGCATCGAAACCCTCCGGATCGCAGAGGCGCTCACGCAACGCCTCCAGTTGATGAAAATCGGCAGCGGCTTGTTGCCGGCCATGCTGGATATCCGCAAGAAACGCTTCCGCAACCTGCACGCTGTCTTCGTCCCGCCGGAACATGCCGGCCAGATGTTTAAGTTGCCGCTTACGGGCGCCAAAGGCTTTGATGCGGCGCGTCTCTTCGATAGCCTGCAGAATTTCGCCGGTAAGGGGCAAACGACGGAAATCCGCGTCCCCCAGTTCGACCAGATGCGCGGCCATGTCTTCCACGGCCTTGGCGGCACGTTTCTTGGCACTGCGGCTGGGCTGCCGTTCCTGTACAATATCGTCCATCAGAATACCTTATGGCTGTCGAGAAGAAAAGTAACCGGGCCATCGTTTACCAGGTGCACCTGCATCATGGCTTGAAAACGTCCGGTGGCCACCGTCAGCCCGCGCTGTCGCAGCTGTTCGATGTAGTCCAGATACAGGCTATTGGCCGTGTCGGCGGCGGCGGCGCGGGAAAATCCGGGGCGGCGCCCCTTGCGGCAATCGGCCGCGAGGGTAAATTGGGAGACCACCAGCAATTGCCCGCCGATATCCTCCACCGAACGGTTCATCTTTCCCTCGGCGTCCTCAAACACCCGCAATTCGGCAGTTTTTTTGGCCAGTTGCGCGGCATCCTGAGGCCCGTCCCCCTGTTCCACGCCGAGCAGCACCATCAGCCCCGGGCCGATCGCACCGACGATCTCCTCGTCGACGCTGACATGGGCCTGCGTTACCCGTTGCAGCACCGCCCTCACGCGCGCTGCTCCGCCAGTTGCCGCAACAGGGCCAACTCTTTCAGATGAAAGCAGTTGTGATCCCCGGGTGCGGTTTCGAGAATCTTGGGAACGCTCTCGAACCGGACATCCTGCATCAAGGCGGCAAAAGCCTCCAAAGCGATGCACCCCTCGCCGATATGGGCATGCCGGTCGACTCGGGAGCCTTGCTCCTTTTTGGAATCGTTAAGGTGAAAAGCGGCGATGCGCCCGGTACCGAAAAGATGCTCGCATTCCTCCATCACTTTTTGATACCCGTTTGCCGAGCTCAGATCGTAACCGGCGGCAAACGCATGGCAGGTGTCGAAACAGACGCCGAAACGCCCTTCGGGAACCCGCTCCATGATGGCGGCCAGGTGCTCCAGGCGATAGCCCAGATAGCTGCCCTGACCGGCGGTATTTTCCAGCAGTACCGTAACCTGCGGCGGCGCCGCCGCGAAGATGCTGCGAAACGCTTCGGCAATGCGCTGCAGACCGATATCTTCGCCGGCATCGAGATGGGCGCCGGGGTGCATGACCAAGCCACCGATCCCCAGGGCGGCACAACGCTCCATTTCATCGACAAATGCGGCCAGGGAGCGATGGCGTTTTTCGCCGTCGGCTGCCGCCAGATTGATAAGATAGCTGTCATGGGCGATGACCGAGGCTACGTTGCAGTTTTCCCGGGCCGCGGCGAAGGCCTTTATCTCCTTGTCGGGCAAGGGCTTGGCCTGCCACCGGTTGGCATTTTTGGTAAAGATCTGCATGGCGGTGGCACCGATCTCCTGTGCCCGCGAAAAAGCGCGACTGACCCCGCCGGCGATGGATACATGGGCTCCAAGCAGCATACTCACTCTCCTCCCACCGTCGCGCAGCCACCGATGGCTGCCCAATTCGCCAGCACCTCGGGCAATTGCACCACTTCGGCCAACTGCCGGTCGACAAAGGGCTCGACGGCTGCGTTGCCTACCAGAATGGTGGTCATCCCCAGCGCCTTGGCCGGCTTGAGATTGGCAACGCTGTCTTCCACCATAACGCACTGGCTGCCGGTCAAGCCAAGATGCTCAAGCACTCTGTGATACGGCTGGACATAGGGTTTTGGCATATAATCGGCCACCCGGATATCGAATACCTGGTCGAACAGATCGGCGATCCCCAGAGCGCCGAGCACCCGGTCGGTATGCGCGCGACTGCTGTTGGTAAAAATCACCTTGGGCTGCGCCAGGGAAACCAGCGCCTGTCGCAGTTCGGGTTCGGCCTGCAAACGGCTGGCGACATCCACGTCGTGCACATAGTGCAGATAGTCCTCGGGGTCGACATGGTGATGGCGCATGAGACCCTGCATGGTGACGCCGTAATCCTGCCAGTACCGGCGGCGTAAAGTATCGACCTCGTCCAGGGGGATACCCACCACCTCGTGCATGTAGCTGTTGATCCGCTTGTCGATGAGCCCGAACAGATTGCAGCGGGGCGGATAGAGGGTATTGTCAAGATCGAACAGGATGCATTCCATAACGCTTCGTGTATCCTCGTGGTTAGTCTATCAGCCCAAGCGCGGCGCGGATGCTGCGAATCGCCTGGACATACCGATCATCGGACAGCAGGCAATCTTCGTGGGGCTCGCTCCAGATGGGGCGCGGCCACAGCGGATCGGTGGTCTGGCGCGGCACCAGGTGCCAGTGCATATGGGGCACCATATTACCGAGCAGCTCGTAATTCATCTTGGCCGGATTATAAACGGATGCCAGGGCTGCCGCCATGCGGCTGACCTCTTCCATGACCGCCTGCCGAACGGCCGGCTGCAGGTGAAACAGCTCGGTCACATGCCGCTTGGTAAACAGCAGGGTATAACCCGGGAAGAACTGATCGCCGTTGAGCATGGCGTAGCAGTGCTCGAACTCGGCGATCCGCAACTGCGGCTGATCCTGCCAGCGTGTACACATGGGACAATTCATTGGGGATCGAAAACCCCCTCGAAAACCTGCACCGCCGGGCCGGTCATATAGACGCTGCCATCTTCGGCCCATTCCATCTCCAGATCGCCGCCCAGCAGATGATTGAGCAAACGGCGCTCGGTACGCTCGTTCAGAACGCAAGCGACGGTGACCGCCGAGGAACCGGTACCGCAGGCCAAGGTCTCGCCGGCGCCGCGTTCCCAGGTGCGTTGCTTGATTTCCGTGGTCGAGACGATTTCGATGAACTCGACGTTGGTGCGATTGGGAAACATGGGATCGTTTTCGATGATCGGGCCGTATTTGGCGACCGGGAATTCATCCACATTATCCACAAAAATGATGCAATGGGGATTGCCCATGGAAACGCAGGTGATATGAAAGGTGCGGTCGAGAACTTTCAGCTCCGCATTGATGACCTGCTCTTCGGGACTGCCGGTCATGGGAATTTCACCACGCGTCAACCGCGGCTTGCCCATATTGACCCGCACCCGCTCGACCTTATCGCGGTCGTTGGTAAACAGCTGCAGGGTAAGAATACCTGCGCCGGTCTCCGCGGTGATTTCTTTCTTTTCCACCAGGCCGTGGTCATAAGCGTATTTGGCAACGCAACGGATACCGTTGCCGCACATCTCCGATTCGCTGCCATCAGAGTTGAACATGCGCATGCGCACATCGGCGACTTCGGAGGGAAGAATCAGAATCAGACCATCCGAACCGATACCGAAGTTGCGATTGCTGACCTTGCGAGCCATTTCTGCGGGGTCATCGATGGTTTGCTCGAAGCAGTTGACGTAAACGTAGTCATTGCCGGCTCCGTGCATTTTTGCAAATTTCATGGCAAAAGCCTTTCTCTCTTATCTATGATCAAATTAACCGGAACCGGAATTATAGAAAAATCCGACTTTTACCACAAGGCCCATCTCGATTGACCAAAGCTGTCGCCTAACGTATGATGATGACACATTTATTCACAAAGGAGAGCCTTTTGCATGGCATATAATTTGAAAACCAAGATCTGGCAGACCGGCGCTCTGGAGTGGTGGGGAATGATTGACGGCGAGGATGTCTATCTTGGCAGCCGGGAATTTCCCCTGCCTCCCGAAGAGGGCGACCGTTGGGTTGCACGTGCCACCGGCGAGGCTTTTTGTATTGTGGATGGCGAAATCAGGCGCTCCTGCGCGGAGACCGACACGGAGTCCTGTCCATGAAAGTGGGAAACCTGGAAATTGTGCAGATTCCGGCCGGGGAGATGAAAAACTTCTCCTACCTGCTGTACTGCCCCGTCAGCCGTCAGGGCCTGGCCGTCGATCCGTCGCTGGAACCCCAGCGACTGCTCGATGCTATCGAAGCACACAACGTCAAACTGACCTGGCTGGTCAACACCCATGGACACCGCGACCACGTGGCCGGCAACGGCCTGATCCTGGAGGCCACCGGCGCTGCGCTGGCAGCGCATCCGCTGGCCTTGCCGAAGCTGGATCGGTCTCTTGCGGATGGGGACGTGCTTACGGTGGGCGATACGGCGGTAGAAATCGTGCACACTCCGGGTCATACGCCGGCGGATATCACCCTGCACCTGCCTGGCGCACTGTTGACCGGGGACACCCTGTTTGTGACCAAGGTCGGCCGGGCCGACATGGCGGGCAGCGATCCGGCGGCCCTGTATGCCAGTTTACGGCGGCTGGCCGCTTTTCCCGGAGAGACCCTGGTCTTTCCGGGACACGACTATGGGCCCCAGCCCCATTCCACCATAGCGTTTGAACGGCAGCACAATCCTTACCTGCGCTGCCCCGACCTGGAGAGTTTTCTGGCTTTACGCATGGGTTAATTCGATTTGACGGGGATTCCCTGTCTTGGATGCGCATGGTATCGGAGGAGGCATGACAGTCCGGTAATTAACCGCCTGTCGTGGTGATTTTTATGGCAAGCAACCTGCTGAAGCTGCTGGTACGCACCGGTATGCTTCCCAAAAATATGGCCGCCAAGGTGCAGGCACATGCCAGGCATGCCGGAATCGCCGCCAGTACCAGCACGCTCATCCTGATCCCCCTGGGTGAAGACCGCCTTGCGCAGCTGCTCAGCAGACAGCTCGACCTTCCCTGCTTCGAACCCCGCCAGCTACAAAACCTGCCGCCTGTTATGCGTGAATTCCTGTCCATGGAGCAAGCGCTGAAATTTCGGGCCTTACCGATACGACTGGGACAGCAGGGACTGGTCGTCGCCATGGCCGACCCGAGCGACCGGGAAAACATGCAGGCGCTGGCCAGCCTGATCGGTTATCCGCTGGCCCCCCTGGTGGCGCCTGAATGCCGGCTGATACAAGCCATCGAACGCTGCTACGACCGGCAGCTGCCCGATCGGGAGCAGTTGTTGTTGGAAAAGATGCGGCCTGCAGCCGCTATGTTCGGCCCGCCCGTGGAAGAGGACATCGACGAAGCCATGTTGGAAGAGGCGGAGGTGATCGACGACGAGATCCCGCCGAAAACCGCGATAACCCTCGCCGAATTGAGTGAAAAACTGGCTGCGGCTCGCTGCCGTGATGACGTGGCGGACACGCTTATCGACCACCTGTCCGGACAATTCGATCGCATGGGACTGTTTCTGTTGAAGAATGGAGAATTACGCGGCTGGCGGGCTCTGGTCGGGCATCGGTTACACCCCGAATTTCACAATGTTAAAATCACGGTGACAGGCAGCAACCTGCTGCATGCGGTGCTGTCGGAGCAAAACCCGTTTCTTGGCCGTGTACCCGAACCGCGGTTGTTGAAACAGCTGGTTAACGCCTTGGGTGCCTCCTGCGAAAAAGCCATCATGCTGCCATTGATTCTGGCCGGGCGATCGGTAGGCATGCTGTTCGCGGAAGAGGCCGGTCAAACCGGCAGCGAACGGGTGACGGAGCTGCAGAATCTGTTGGCCAAGACCGCCTGCGCTTTGGAGATCCTCATTCTGCGCAACAAGCTCACCCGGCCATAACCGCCGGACTTACGCAAAATCCCAACCAGTCCTTACTCGTCCCCCTGAAACAACACACCGTCTTCGGCAGCAACCACTATACTGCCTGCCAAACGGTCGTTCCATCCTCGCCCTTCGCGGTTCAGCAGCATGCTGCAGAAACCCAGCCCCCCCGGCAACAAGCAGATCAACCCGCCGACGGTGCGCAAAAAGGCCTGGGAAAGCTGCAAGGGTTCGCCGCTGATATCGACAACCAGCAGTTTGCCGGCCATTTTGCCCGGCGTCTGGCCGCCGAGATAATGAAACAGGGTGAAATAACCGAAGGACAATCCGAAAAACACCAGGAAATAGGGCCCGACCTGATCGGCTAATTGCTGTGGTTGCGGCCACTCGAAAACGCCCGTCCCGCGCCGCAGATATTCCCCCGCCATGACAAACAGGGCAAGGAGCAGGGCCAACAACCCCGTATCGAGCACAAACGCCAGCATCCGAGCGGCTACCGATGCCTTCTTCATATCGTTTTCGAAGGGCAGTTCGGTCTGTTGCAGATCGTCGAACGGGGGAAAATCGCCACCCACCGAAGCAGAACCGAAATCGTCCCCGAGGGGGTCCGCCAGGTCTGCCTCCGAAAGAGGCTCCGGCACGGCCCGACGCCAGGAGGGCTCTTCTCCATCGAGCAGCCAGGCATCGAGATCCGCATCATCCTCGAAGTCTAAATCGTTGGTGGAAAAATCGGAGGCCTCTTCGACCGTCGCCATATCCTCAAAGCTTTTCTCGGACCGCTGCTCCGCTGCGTAAACCGGCACGGCTTCAGGCTCCGGATCAGCAGATCCGGCAGGTTCGATGGTATCATCGGCCAGCTTCGGCAAAGACTCTTCTTCAGACAGAACGGGTTCGGCCAGCTCGTCACCCAGGTCGAACGAGTCGACAGTCACCCCCTCCGCACTCCAGTCCATATCCGGATCCAGGGTTTCCGCAAGCTCCGGATCCACGGTGTTTATGTCCTCGATGTACTCGGACAATGCCGTGTCCGTCTCTTCATCCGGCAGGCTGGCCAGATTGGCGGCGGTCGAGATGTCTTTTTCGTCCGGCAACAGGGTTTCAAACGGGTCTTCGGGCATGGGCGGCGCCGCCGCCGGATGGCTGTCAATCGTTTCAGGCAGGACAGGGTCGCCAAGGCGGAATTTGTCACGTATCTGGGACAGATCCCGACCACATTTCTTACAGGTGGCCAGGTAGTTAAAACTCTGAAAACCGCACTTGGGACACTTCATATCAACTCCTCCACATGGGCTCCATCGGAACCTTCAAACTCTGCCAGCCAGGTCGCCATAACGGTATTGCAGTATGGTTGCAGCAGCGAATCCGGCGGTCTCGCTGCGCAAAATACGCGGACCGAACAAGACCGGGACAAACCCGTGCTGTCTGGCCGTCTCGGCTTCTTCCCGGGAAAATCCGCCTTCCGGTCCGATCAGGACGGCTGCTCCGGCCGGAATCCGCTCCGGCAGCACCGCATCCAGGGGTTGGCTGCCTTCTTCCCACAGCATCAGACGCAGTTCGCTCCGACATTGGCCAAGGGCCTCATCCAGCGGGCGGATCGCAGCCAGGGACGGCAACAGCGGCCGCCGGCATTGACGCGCCGCTTCACGAATGATGCGCAGCCAGCGTTGATGCCGTTGTGTCTCGCGCTCGGGTTTAAGTCTTGGAACGCTGCGACTGGTCTGCAGCGGGGTGAACCCTGTAATGCCCAATTCGGTGCCCTTTTGCAGCACCAGCTCCATTTTGTCAGCCTTGGGCAGGGCCTGCATAAGCTCCACGGGAAAAGCCGTCTCCTGCTGAGTGCAACGGCTCAGCACCATGGCCGAACCGGATTTGCGGTCCAGATGATCGATGCGGCAATGACAGAGATTACCGAGGCCGTCAAGCAACAGAATTTCCGCTCCCCTGGCAAGGCGCAGTACCGCCATGTGCCGCAGAATCTCATCGGTCAAAGCGATGTGATCGTGCCGCAAGACATCCGGAGCGATAAAAAAGCGGTGCATTCAGGCTTCCTTGATATAGCACAGACAAGACCATTCGTCCTGCCGGCGAATATCGGGCCCCGTCAATCCGCGGCCGGCGAAAGCGTCTATAACCAGTTGTTCTTTTTCGTTCAGAATGCCGGACAGGATCAACACGCCGCCGGGCGCCAGCCGATGCACCAGTTCGGGGGCCAGCCGCGCATTTTCCTCGGCCAGGATATTGGCCAGCACAACATCAAAATCCCCCCCCAGTGTTTCCAGCGGATCCAGGGTCACGGCGATCTGCTCGATCACACCGTTTTGCCGGGCATTGTCCAGCGCTACCTGGCACGCCGTTTCGTCGATATCGCAGCCCAACACCTGGCCAGCCCCGAGCAGCGCAGCCGCCACCGCCAGAATACCGGAACCGGTACCCACATCGAGAACCCGCTGCGGGCCCGGTGGGGTTTCATACAACTCGGCAAGAGCTTCGAGGCACAGACGGGTGGTGGCATGGCTGCCCGTTCCGAAGGCCATGCCGGGATCGAGGGTCAGAACGGCGTCCTGAGGATCGGGACTGAAGGCCTCCCAGGTCGGGCGGATGACCAGACGCGAACCGATACGCTGAATGCCAAAATGCTGCTTCCAGTTCTCCGCCCAATCTTCGGCGCGTACCCGGCTGATTTCCGGCGTAACCACCTCCAGGCCGGGGATCAGGGGCGCAAGCCAGGCCAAGCGCTCGGCAACCTGCCGTGCAAGTTGCTCCGGTTCGATCTCCGGAGGGAAATACACCTTCAGGATGAGGGTTTCCGGAATATCGGCATCCGGGTCGGGGACCACGAAAGTATCCAGGGCACGCTCTTCCACGGTAATGCCGGCAGAACCCAGTTCGGTCATTTCATGACACACCAGATCGATACCGGCGGCCGGTACGATAATATTGATTTGCAACCAGAATTCATTCATGCGCTCTGTTTACCAAAGGACTGGGGGGGAAGGCAATAAAATACTTGACAAAAACCTTGTTAGTAGAGTGTAATCCCGCCAACGCTTAATGAGCATTATACCTTTAATGGTAGTTTCGTCCCAGATTGTATATCCAGCAACGCGTGCCGCTCATACCCGGAACTGTGCACTATAAAGACTTGTGCATTTGGTACAATGAAATACTTGCGGGATCGTATTTTGTTGCTACCATTTTAATGTAAAATTCATGAAGTGAATCCGGGCACATTTTATTGTACGTTGGCCAGCCACGCAGCGGAATCCAACAGGGGGACATGGTCCTGCCCGGCCAGTCCCGGCTGGCATCAAGCCCCGGTGAGGGTCTCGACAACCACGGAACCTCAAAAACTCACCGGGCAACGAGCCGTACGCTGGGCCAGGCCCCGCGAAGAGGGGGGCGAGGCGGGGATACAGTTAAACCCTTTACCGGAAACAGTGCGAATCAAAGACCTGACCGTTTCCACCGCAGGCAGAAAGGAAGCGACTATGCGTGTACTCGTGGTAGAAGACGAAAAAAAAGTAGCCAGCTTTATCAAACGGGGTCTGGAAGAGGAAGACTTCACCGTAGATGTAGCCTTTGATGGTGAAGAGGGGCTCTACCTGGCTGAAAATAATCCTTACGATATCATCCTGATGGACCTCATGCTGCCCAAGAAAGACGGCCTTGAAGTCATCAAGGAATTGCGAACCAAGGACGTAACCACTCCGGTATTGTGCCTGACCGCCAAGGACGCTGTTGAAGATATCGTCTCCGGCCTCGATTCGGGCAGCGACGACTATCTGACCAAGCCCTTTGCCTTCAGCGAACTGCTGGCTCGCGTCAAAGCCCTGCTGCGGCGCAGCGCCAAGGATCGTGGTGCGGAGATCTATTTTGCCGACCTGCGCCTTGACCCTGTTTCGCACAAGGTCTGGCGATCCGATCAGGAGATCGATCTGACAGCCAAGGAATACGCTTTGCTCGAATACTTCATGCGCAATCCCAATCAGGTGCTCACCCGGGCCATGATCGCCGAGCACGTATGGGACTACACCTTCGATTCTTTCACCAATATCATCGATGTGTATGTCAATTACCTGCGCAAGAAAGTCGACCGGGATTTCGACAAAAAGCTTATTCACACCGTGCGCGGCGTGGGGTACGTCCTCAAGGAGGGCTGATTGTTTTTTCACTCCCTGCGATTCCGGCTTACCGCCTGGTATACCCTGACCATCGTCGTGGTACTGGCGGTAAGCGGCTGCATCTGGTACCAGCAGCTGTCCACCAGCCTGCTGGAGCAAACCGACCGCCGCCTGATGAAACTGACCGAAGAAAGCCCTGCGTTACTGCAGGGCTTTTCCGGACCGGATCGCTGCCGCGCATTTTCCAAGTTCGTGCGCCGCCATCGCCAGGGCAATTTTTATCGCCTGGTCGATGCTGCCGGCCAACCGCTGTGCAGCGAAGTCAACAGTATCGGAAACGCCCCGGACATCGACCTCCGCACCCTGGAGGCCGCCGCTGAAAAGGGGCTGGTGATACAGAGCTCCAGGCTCAAGAATGGCCCCTATCCCATGCGGTTTCTGACCATGGCCATGGAACTCAAGAATGGCGAGGTCATTTTTCTGCAGGTCGGCACCGGCTTGGGGATGGTTCGGGAACCGCTACGGGAACTGCGCACGCTGTTGCTGATATTCAGCCCCATAGCTTTACTGGCCGTATCCATTCTCGGCTGGTTTCTGGCCGGCCGTACCCTGGCGCCGGTCGAAAACCTGACCCGGGCCATGCGCCGCATCAATGTGGAAAATCTCTCGCAGCGCCTGCCGCTTCGCTCCTCCGGCGATGAGTTGGCCCGCCTGGTCGACACCTTCAACTCCATGCTGGGACGCCTGGAAGAATCCTTCCGCAAAATCAAGCAGTTTTCCGGCGACGCCTCCCACGAGCTGCGTACTCCCCTGACCATCCTCAAGGGCGAAACCGAAGTCGCCCTGCGCTGGGCCAAAACCCCTGAAGAATTCCGCAAAATGCTCATATCCGGCATGGAAGAAATCGACCGGATGAGCCGCATCATCGACGACCTGCTGCTGCTGGCCAAAAGCGAAGGGGGGCAGAAACCGCTGACCATCAAGGAAATGAGCCTCAGCGACCTGTTGCAGGAGCTGTATCTACAGGGCCGTTCCCTGGCTCAACCGAAATCCATCGAACTGGTACTGCATCCCAATGTTACCGAGGAGATCCGGATCCTGGCGGATAAAATGCGACTGCGCCAGGTATTTCTCAACCTGATCGCCAATGCCATCAATTACACCCCTGATGGCGGCCAGGTGGAAATCTCCTTGTCCGTGGACGGGGAACAGGATGAGGTCATCGTCAAGGTCAGCGATACGGGTATCGGCATCCCTGCGGAGCATCTGCCGCATATCTTCGATCGTTTTTACCGGGTCGACCGAGCCCGCAATCGGGAAGACGGCGGTACCGGCCTGGGACTGGCCATCGTCGACTCCTTCGTCAAGGCTCATGGAGGACGAGTCGAGGTTTTCTCGGTTCCCGAAAAGGGCACTACCTTTACCGTCTTTCTGCCACGCAAAGGACCGCAAACGCCCCCGGCGACCCCTTAGACCTGTGGCAATCAAAGCGATCGGCTGAGGCGAGACCGACATTTCGACCGGGCGGGACATATCCGCACCGGCATATGCCTTTCTGCACATTGACACACCCCCTCTGAATGATTACCTTTTCCGGCATGACCATGAATCTGGCGCGATTCATCGCACGGTGCCGGAGTCGCCGAATACCCTACGGAGGATAACCATGAAGCTCAAGTCTCGTATGCTGTTAAGTTGCCTGACGTTACTGCTGATCGCCGTCCCGGCTTTGGCGGTTCCCGACTTCGCTGACCTGGCGGTCCATCTCAAACCGTCGGTAGTCAACATCAGTACCTCCAAGACGGTACGCTCCCAGCGTCCCGTCTTTCCCGGGCAACCTTCCCCTTACGACGAATTCTTCGAGGATTTTTTCGATCGCTTTTTCCGAGGCCAACCGATGCCGCGTAAAGAACGCTCCCTCGGTTCCGGCTTTATCATTTCCGCCGATGGCTACATCCTGACCAACGATCACGTGGTGGACGGTGCCGACGTCATCAAGGT
This DNA window, taken from Syntrophotalea carbinolica DSM 2380, encodes the following:
- a CDS encoding response regulator — translated: MRVLVVEDEKKVASFIKRGLEEEDFTVDVAFDGEEGLYLAENNPYDIILMDLMLPKKDGLEVIKELRTKDVTTPVLCLTAKDAVEDIVSGLDSGSDDYLTKPFAFSELLARVKALLRRSAKDRGAEIYFADLRLDPVSHKVWRSDQEIDLTAKEYALLEYFMRNPNQVLTRAMIAEHVWDYTFDSFTNIIDVYVNYLRKKVDRDFDKKLIHTVRGVGYVLKEG
- the prmA gene encoding 50S ribosomal protein L11 methyltransferase: MNEFWLQINIIVPAAGIDLVCHEMTELGSAGITVEERALDTFVVPDPDADIPETLILKVYFPPEIEPEQLARQVAERLAWLAPLIPGLEVVTPEISRVRAEDWAENWKQHFGIQRIGSRLVIRPTWEAFSPDPQDAVLTLDPGMAFGTGSHATTRLCLEALAELYETPPGPQRVLDVGTGSGILAVAAALLGAGQVLGCDIDETACQVALDNARQNGVIEQIAVTLDPLETLGGDFDVVLANILAEENARLAPELVHRLAPGGVLILSGILNEKEQLVIDAFAGRGLTGPDIRRQDEWSCLCYIKEA
- a CDS encoding sensor histidine kinase, whose product is MFFHSLRFRLTAWYTLTIVVVLAVSGCIWYQQLSTSLLEQTDRRLMKLTEESPALLQGFSGPDRCRAFSKFVRRHRQGNFYRLVDAAGQPLCSEVNSIGNAPDIDLRTLEAAAEKGLVIQSSRLKNGPYPMRFLTMAMELKNGEVIFLQVGTGLGMVREPLRELRTLLLIFSPIALLAVSILGWFLAGRTLAPVENLTRAMRRINVENLSQRLPLRSSGDELARLVDTFNSMLGRLEESFRKIKQFSGDASHELRTPLTILKGETEVALRWAKTPEEFRKMLISGMEEIDRMSRIIDDLLLLAKSEGGQKPLTIKEMSLSDLLQELYLQGRSLAQPKSIELVLHPNVTEEIRILADKMRLRQVFLNLIANAINYTPDGGQVEISLSVDGEQDEVIVKVSDTGIGIPAEHLPHIFDRFYRVDRARNREDGGTGLGLAIVDSFVKAHGGRVEVFSVPEKGTTFTVFLPRKGPQTPPATP
- a CDS encoding 16S rRNA (uracil(1498)-N(3))-methyltransferase, with the protein product MHRFFIAPDVLRHDHIALTDEILRHMAVLRLARGAEILLLDGLGNLCHCRIDHLDRKSGSAMVLSRCTQQETAFPVELMQALPKADKMELVLQKGTELGITGFTPLQTSRSVPRLKPERETQRHQRWLRIIREAARQCRRPLLPSLAAIRPLDEALGQCRSELRLMLWEEGSQPLDAVLPERIPAGAAVLIGPEGGFSREEAETARQHGFVPVLFGPRILRSETAGFAAATILQYRYGDLAGRV